One region of Acropora muricata isolate sample 2 chromosome 13, ASM3666990v1, whole genome shotgun sequence genomic DNA includes:
- the LOC136896732 gene encoding uncharacterized protein, whose protein sequence is MAAIREQWWIPKLRCLVKRAIRDCNICKVFAAKPFQGAATGPLPTFRTEVSRPFQHTGVDFAGPLIYKINKNEEGKAYILIFTCAVLRAVHLEVTRSQTAIEFQRKLNAFITRRTRPQRMISDNAAVFKTTADWIRKLRRSEQLHDFLAAQEIQWTFNLAKSPWWGGMYERLIKDVKKTLYKTLGKTKLTLEQLEAVVMDIEKHMNNRPLTYVESESGEDQVLTPNLIMWGQGAHILEDIEVEDDELTRFHRRLNNAKQHAWSRWQREYLHSLMESHRVKRLDAHVPEVGEVVLILGEEKYRGRWKKGKVIRIVKGVDGVARGVILLHKRKQLERLIQSVCPLEIRSAEHEPEQGACPKRRKPTRERRRAAVDAASRIKNIFRDDD, encoded by the coding sequence ATGGCAGCTATTAGAGAGCAATGGTGGATACCCAAGCTGAGATGCCTGGTCAAGAGAGCGATACGCGACTGCAATATTTGCAAGGTGTTTGCCGCCAAGCCATTCCAGGGTGCAGCCACCGGTCCCTTGCCGACATTCCGCACCGAAGTGAGCAGACCCTTTCAGCACACGGGAGTTGATTTCGCCGGACCACTCATCTACaagataaacaagaatgaagagGGCAAGGCATACATACTTATATTCACTTGTGCGGTCCTACGAGCAGTGCATCTTGAGGTAACCAGGTCCCAAACGGCTATAGAATTCCAAAGGAAGCTGAACGCGTTTATCACTCGGAGGACGAGACCACAACGGATGATATCCGACAACGCAGCAGTGTTCAAGACAACCGCAGATTGGATCCGGAAGCTGCGGAGGAGTGAGCAGTTGCACGACTTCCTTGCCGCCCAAGAAATACAATGGACGTTCAACTTGGCCAAGTCTCCGTGGTGGGGAGGAATGTACGAGAGACTCATCAAGGATGTCAAGAAGACCTTGTACAAAACGTTGGGGAAAACAAAGCTCACACTCGAACAGCTTGAAGCGGTGGTGATGGACATCGAAAAGCACATGAATAATCGTCCTCTGACGTACGTTGAAAGTGAGAGTGGGGAGGACCAAGTCTTAACACCGAACCTTATCATGTGGGGTCAAGGTGCACACATTCTGGAAGACATCGAAGTCGAAGATGACGAACTTACAAGGTTTCACAGACGACTGAACAACGCTAAACAACACGCATGGAGTCGATGGCAAAGAGAATACCTTCATAGCCTCATGGAGAGTCATCGAGTGAAGCGACTTGACGCGCATGTCCCAGAAGTCGGAGAAGTAGTGCTGATCCTGGGAGAGGAGAAATACCGAGGACGTTGGAAGAAAGGAAAGGTGATCCGAATCGTTAAAGGAGTGGATGGCGTGGCGAGAGGGGTGATCTTGCTACACAAGCGGAAGCAATTGGAGAGACTGATACAGTCTGTGTGCCCCTTGGAGATAAGAAGCGCAGAGCATGAGCCAGAACAAGGCGCTTGCCCAAAGAGAAGGAAGCCTACCAGAGAAAGGCGGCGAGCAGCTGTGGACGCAGCATCTCGCATCAAGAACATTTTCAGAGACGATGATTAA